The nucleotide sequence ACTGATTTATGTTTCTATTTGGATTGTGATTCCTATGCTAATTTTATCAATTTCCTGGTGGAAAATTTTAATAGGATTTTTCGTGATGCATTATACTGCAGGTCTAATTCTAAGTATTGTATTTCAGTTAGCCCACGTAGTGAAGGAAACAGAAATGCCATTACCAGATGAAACCGGATCTATGAAGAATACCTGGGCAATTCACCAGTTATTTACTACGGTTAATTTTGCAACAAAAAACAAAATTGTAAACTGGTTCACCGGTGGATTAAATCATCAGGTAGAGCACCATATTTTCCCAAATATTAGTCATATTCACTATTCTAAAATCGCTAAGATAGTTAAGGAGACCGCTTCAGAATGCAATCTCCCTTATCACGAATACAAAACCACACGCGCAGCAATAATTGCCCATTTTCAACATTTAAAAGAAATGGGTTCTAAACCTGCAATTTCCTAGATTACCTCTGGAGAAATCCCACGAGGTCGAGATAAGAAAACAAATAAACCTTTCTCGAGGTTATATGTATTTCAAGTCTCAAATATTGAGTAATTAATTTGTAACCAATTAAAGAATGCAAGAACAATTATCCAACCGAATTAACAATTTAGCCACTTCTCAAACCCTGGCTATGGCTGCAAAAGCGCGTGAACTTAGAGCCGAAGGGAAAGATATCATTGGTTTAAGTCTTGGAGAACCAGATTTTAATACTCCAGATTTTATTAAACAAGCCGCGATACAGGCGATAAATGATAACTACAATTCTTATACGCCCGTAGATGGTTATGTAGAATTAAAGGAGGCGATAATCAATAAGTTTAAGAGAGATAACGATCTTACCTACGATCTTTCTCAAATTGTAGTGTCTACAGGCGCTAAACAATCTTTAGCCAATGTGGCGATGGTTTTATTAAACCCGGGAGACGAAGTTATTCTACCCTGCCCTTACTGGGTAAGTTATGCCGAAATAGTAAAACTGGCAGAAGGCGTTCCAGTTGAAGTTCCAACTTCAGTAGAAACCGATTTCAAAATGACTCCAGAGCAGCTGGAAGCAGCTATCACCCCGAAAACAAAAATGATTTGGTATAGCTCACCCTGTAATCCTAGTGGAATGGTTTACAGCAAAGAAGAACTTAGAGGGCTTGCAGATGTGCTAAAAAAACATCCGGATATCGTTATTGTAAGCGATGAAATTTACGAGCATATCAATTTTGTTGGCGGTCATGCTTCTATGGCGCAGTTTGAAGATATGTACGATCGTGTAGTAACCGTAAATGGTGTCTCCAAAGCTTTCGCTATGACGGGTTGGAGAATTGGTTATATAGGAGCTCCTACCTGGATTGCACGTGCCTGTAATAAAATGCAGGGTCAAATTACCAGTGGCGCCAATTGTATAGCTCAGCGTGCTGTAATTAAAGCGCTAGAAGCACCGGTAAGTGAAATTAGCTATATGGTAGATACCTTTAAGAAAAGGAGAAAACTAATTATAGATCTTTTAAATACTATTGAAGGTTTTGTAACCACAGAACCAGAAGGTGCGTTTTATGTTTTTCCTAATGTCTCTCATTTCTTCGGAAAAACAATTAAAGGCCATAAGATTG is from Salegentibacter mishustinae and encodes:
- a CDS encoding pyridoxal phosphate-dependent aminotransferase, producing the protein MQEQLSNRINNLATSQTLAMAAKARELRAEGKDIIGLSLGEPDFNTPDFIKQAAIQAINDNYNSYTPVDGYVELKEAIINKFKRDNDLTYDLSQIVVSTGAKQSLANVAMVLLNPGDEVILPCPYWVSYAEIVKLAEGVPVEVPTSVETDFKMTPEQLEAAITPKTKMIWYSSPCNPSGMVYSKEELRGLADVLKKHPDIVIVSDEIYEHINFVGGHASMAQFEDMYDRVVTVNGVSKAFAMTGWRIGYIGAPTWIARACNKMQGQITSGANCIAQRAVIKALEAPVSEISYMVDTFKKRRKLIIDLLNTIEGFVTTEPEGAFYVFPNVSHFFGKTIKGHKIENATDFSMFLLEEALVATVTGDAFGNPDCIRISYAASESQIEEAMKRIKSVLAEA